From Erwinia sp. HDF1-3R, one genomic window encodes:
- a CDS encoding beta-ketoacyl synthase N-terminal-like domain-containing protein, producing the protein MTTSQPVAVIGSGTYSGFASDVPSLIAALAAGRYTPSRPWFSSARAQTAMKMAINPRHSPFPAQKHHCALTFRQVRQVLKNVIDQALREAGQTKALLAGERVRVYLVGNGLRTDISEVVAYQDRNDPEDLLYYPAIKKLHAGSYAQDRLSEALSEDYQLIRPPATLYSASASSMSAVHLARAAVCSGLADVALVVGWVDILTQDMLFLAAQNMLGESAASPFNGHASSVLMCNGAAALLMCSENIARRAGLEPECYLDSSVSYQHSGMRDNAAISDFRTIVHSIEQAMAQAGINAADVGCLFPHGNGIPISDNTETMAIRKIWGEEGVPVVSYKAQIGYLSTCSALVDLIVACDALKQRRLLPFHTQLPSTAPSRLRLHTNKGSCQLPGRHIVKTAMGMEGSIVSAVLSGQDRTV; encoded by the coding sequence ATGACGACCTCCCAGCCGGTAGCCGTGATCGGTAGTGGTACCTATAGTGGCTTTGCCAGCGACGTCCCCTCGCTGATAGCAGCCCTGGCTGCGGGTCGCTATACGCCTTCGCGTCCCTGGTTTAGCTCCGCGCGAGCGCAGACGGCGATGAAGATGGCGATCAATCCCCGTCACTCACCGTTTCCGGCGCAGAAGCATCACTGCGCCCTGACCTTTCGTCAGGTGCGGCAGGTGCTGAAAAACGTCATCGATCAGGCACTACGGGAGGCTGGACAGACGAAAGCGCTGCTGGCGGGAGAGCGCGTGCGGGTTTATCTCGTCGGCAACGGCCTGCGTACCGACATTTCTGAGGTAGTAGCCTACCAGGATCGCAACGATCCGGAAGATCTGCTCTATTACCCTGCGATCAAAAAGCTGCATGCAGGCTCCTATGCTCAGGACAGGCTAAGTGAAGCGCTGTCAGAGGATTATCAACTGATCCGCCCCCCTGCCACCCTTTACAGCGCCAGCGCCTCCTCAATGTCTGCGGTGCACCTTGCCCGCGCCGCTGTGTGCAGTGGGCTGGCAGACGTGGCCCTGGTGGTGGGATGGGTCGATATTCTCACCCAGGATATGCTTTTTCTTGCAGCACAAAATATGCTCGGTGAGAGTGCGGCAAGCCCCTTTAATGGCCATGCCAGCAGCGTCCTGATGTGTAACGGCGCCGCTGCCCTGCTGATGTGTAGCGAAAACATCGCTCGCCGCGCCGGGCTTGAACCTGAATGCTATCTGGACAGCAGCGTCAGCTATCAGCACAGCGGTATGCGTGATAACGCCGCGATAAGCGATTTTCGCACCATCGTCCACTCTATAGAGCAGGCGATGGCACAGGCCGGTATCAATGCCGCAGACGTCGGCTGCCTGTTCCCCCACGGCAACGGCATCCCCATCAGCGACAATACCGAAACCATGGCTATCCGGAAAATCTGGGGCGAGGAAGGCGTACCCGTTGTCAGCTATAAGGCACAAATCGGCTATCTTTCAACCTGTAGTGCGCTGGTGGATTTGATTGTGGCCTGTGATGCGCTTAAGCAGCGGCGCCTGCTGCCTTTTCACACTCAGCTACCGTCAACCGCGCCCTCCCGACTGCGGTTACATACCAATAAGGGCTCCTGTCAGCTTCCTGGCCGCCATATCGTTAAAACCGCCATGGGGATGGAGGGTTCAATCGTCAGCGCCGTACTCTCAGGCCAGGACAGAACGGTATGA
- a CDS encoding ACP S-malonyltransferase gives MQEYDTTGNEGCGWMVLFAGQGTAQVGMGANILDRSAATKAVYECASDISGLDVRKLCLKGPMARLTQTYYQQIAVTTINVASVVAIREQHTLNATACAGHSAGEYSALWLAGVFTLEALFKAIVTRASIMQRLAKITQGAMYNVQGVSRAELEQLIRDQNLTDRLSIACDNAPDRQVISGEASALKNLVHQLSAGGNIPAKLGVNGAWHSPLMAEGLAEMHDLFSLLTLQPPEIPVYMNRSARAETLKANIVDNLVRHLVEPVRWRESMLNCQQQGQQSFLEISPRIYLLSFIEENKTPLRKMHCCTLLSQIKEPC, from the coding sequence ATGCAGGAATACGATACTACTGGTAATGAGGGTTGCGGCTGGATGGTGCTGTTTGCTGGCCAGGGCACCGCGCAGGTAGGTATGGGGGCAAATATCCTCGATCGCTCCGCAGCCACCAAAGCGGTGTACGAATGTGCCAGCGACATCTCCGGCCTTGATGTGCGTAAACTCTGCCTCAAAGGCCCCATGGCCCGGCTGACGCAAACGTATTATCAGCAAATTGCCGTGACGACAATAAACGTTGCCTCCGTTGTGGCGATCCGCGAGCAGCATACGCTTAATGCGACGGCATGTGCGGGTCATAGCGCAGGAGAATATTCAGCCCTGTGGCTGGCCGGAGTTTTTACGCTTGAGGCGCTGTTTAAGGCGATTGTCACCCGCGCCTCGATAATGCAACGACTCGCAAAAATCACACAGGGGGCCATGTATAATGTGCAGGGGGTGAGCAGGGCTGAACTTGAACAGCTAATCAGGGATCAAAACCTCACGGACAGGCTCAGCATCGCCTGTGATAATGCCCCGGACCGGCAGGTTATTTCCGGTGAAGCCTCAGCGTTAAAAAACCTTGTGCACCAGCTGTCAGCGGGTGGAAATATTCCAGCAAAATTAGGCGTGAATGGCGCATGGCACTCTCCGCTGATGGCTGAAGGCCTTGCGGAGATGCACGATTTGTTCTCGCTGTTAACCCTGCAACCGCCTGAAATTCCGGTTTATATGAATCGAAGCGCCCGGGCGGAAACCTTAAAGGCGAATATCGTTGATAACCTCGTCAGACATCTCGTTGAACCCGTCCGCTGGCGGGAAAGCATGCTGAACTGTCAGCAGCAGGGTCAGCAGAGTTTTCTCGAGATTAGCCCCAGAATATATTTACTCTCATTTATTGAAGAAAATAAAACGCCCTTAAGAAAAATGCACTGTTGCACATTATTGTCCCAGATAAAGGAGCCGTGCTAA
- a CDS encoding outer membrane lipoprotein-sorting protein: MFRFIILLVMLHVSACALAQTPPQVLSLDRDQLSQLTQEDGKAREIIRRADRVRAPGQPFRYTLTLTEHKNGRDLLDKRQVLDISMRFYKPDEQRERGEARALVRFVAPTRDKGKVLLSDLDKMWYYAPELRRPIPISRQQRLLGQVSNGDVVAADFDYSYISTLLGTEACGDSQCYKLSLTRRWASVPYPAILYWVEVGSWHPQRIDFLSTEGRLIKRSRYRDYQQVQGMMRPATIVIEDALRKDSWTTMAYSEMVMESLPESYFQKDYLIRGSQ; this comes from the coding sequence ATGTTCAGATTCATAATTTTGCTGGTCATGCTGCACGTCAGTGCCTGCGCATTGGCGCAGACGCCGCCTCAGGTTCTTTCGCTGGATCGCGATCAGCTCTCTCAGCTGACCCAGGAAGACGGCAAAGCCCGGGAGATTATTCGTCGTGCAGACCGGGTACGCGCTCCCGGGCAGCCATTCCGCTATACCCTGACGCTAACCGAACACAAAAACGGTCGCGACCTGTTGGATAAACGGCAGGTACTGGATATTTCAATGCGTTTTTACAAGCCCGATGAGCAGCGGGAAAGGGGCGAGGCGCGCGCGCTGGTACGCTTCGTTGCCCCAACAAGGGATAAAGGCAAGGTCCTGCTCTCCGATCTCGACAAAATGTGGTACTACGCGCCGGAGCTACGGCGACCTATCCCCATCTCCCGTCAGCAGCGCCTGCTGGGCCAGGTTTCCAATGGAGATGTGGTGGCAGCAGATTTCGACTACTCCTATATTTCAACGCTGCTCGGGACCGAAGCGTGCGGTGACAGCCAGTGCTACAAGCTGTCACTAACCCGCCGCTGGGCGTCGGTTCCCTACCCTGCCATTCTCTACTGGGTGGAAGTCGGCAGCTGGCATCCGCAGCGCATTGATTTCCTCTCAACCGAAGGGCGGCTGATCAAGCGCTCGCGCTACCGCGATTATCAGCAGGTTCAGGGGATGATGCGCCCGGCAACGATCGTTATTGAAGATGCCTTACGCAAAGATAGCTGGACCACCATGGCCTACAGCGAAATGGTTATGGAATCGCTGCCGGAGAGCTATTTCCAGAAAGATTATTTGATCAGAGGTAGCCAATGA
- a CDS encoding DUF1190 family protein, translating into MKRTKKINYASFRKSWSARHLTPVAIAVTAVFMLAGCEKTDETVSLYQNADDCSSANPGKSEQCKTAYNDAKKEAEKTAPKYASREACVAEFGEGQCQQAPAQAGVGTTNAESQQSGSFWMPLMAGYMMGRMMGGGAGFAKQPLFTSRAPNSPANGKFVDASGKSFGTATPGRTMTVPKSALAPKPATTSTVTRGGFGESVAKQSSMQRSSAASGSSRSFGG; encoded by the coding sequence ATGAAACGGACTAAAAAAATTAATTATGCCTCCTTCCGCAAAAGCTGGAGCGCACGTCATTTAACGCCGGTGGCCATCGCGGTCACGGCAGTATTTATGCTGGCCGGTTGTGAAAAGACCGATGAAACGGTTTCGCTGTATCAGAACGCGGATGACTGCTCCAGCGCAAACCCTGGCAAAAGCGAACAGTGCAAAACGGCCTATAACGACGCGAAGAAAGAAGCGGAAAAAACAGCGCCAAAATATGCCAGCCGTGAAGCCTGCGTAGCTGAATTTGGTGAAGGCCAGTGTCAGCAGGCACCTGCTCAGGCGGGCGTCGGCACAACCAACGCCGAATCTCAGCAGAGCGGCAGCTTCTGGATGCCGCTGATGGCAGGTTATATGATGGGCCGGATGATGGGCGGCGGCGCAGGCTTTGCGAAACAGCCGCTGTTTACCTCACGCGCGCCAAACAGCCCGGCAAACGGCAAGTTTGTAGATGCCAGCGGCAAAAGCTTCGGCACGGCGACGCCGGGCCGTACCATGACCGTGCCAAAAAGCGCGCTGGCACCTAAACCTGCGACCACCAGCACGGTGACCCGCGGTGGGTTTGGCGAGAGCGTGGCTAAACAGTCCTCCATGCAGCGCAGTAGCGCAGCTTCCGGCTCCAGCCGGTCATTTGGAGGCTGA
- a CDS encoding FtsX-like permease family protein — MSNILFWVANILIVWSLCIVFITLVRKPTDIRYTFLNLFRHRRRSAVTLIAITLGGVAVFIFGGFVDYSFYALREQTIRTNLGHIQIYQQGYMANGNSRSLQFTIKDYAPVKATLLADPFIAEQTKTITGQLEFSGIISQYDKGISTFFAGVGIEPQTSLLLGALDSIISGSDLSAVKPLNITLGSGVSSMLSAGYDDWIDLLVVNPEGGQNAMSAQVRGVFRSGIKDYDDTAVKIPLATAQHLLQTQDVSKIILLLQDTSQTQAVLQRVRALIKENNLPLEAHSWDELAIFYHQVVNLFEGIFLFIKTIVSIIVVFMIGNTLMMNVIERTREIATLRALGLSKAYIGRLFILEGIIIGIIGAILSVGLGLIVAMIININGVPMPPSPGYTRGYLAFVMWDRDMHLFWFSCALPLVTALIASIIPSRRAANLVIAEAFRFV, encoded by the coding sequence ATGAGCAATATTCTTTTTTGGGTTGCCAATATTCTGATTGTCTGGTCACTCTGTATAGTATTTATCACGCTGGTGCGGAAGCCGACGGATATTCGCTACACTTTTTTAAACTTATTCCGCCATCGTCGCCGTTCCGCCGTTACGCTAATAGCAATTACCTTAGGAGGGGTAGCCGTATTTATCTTCGGTGGTTTTGTTGATTACTCTTTTTACGCTCTTCGCGAACAGACTATTCGTACCAACCTGGGCCATATACAGATTTACCAGCAGGGCTACATGGCTAACGGCAATAGCCGGTCGCTTCAGTTCACCATCAAGGATTATGCCCCTGTTAAGGCGACATTACTGGCAGATCCCTTCATTGCTGAGCAGACGAAAACCATCACGGGCCAGCTTGAATTCTCAGGCATTATTTCTCAGTACGATAAAGGCATCTCGACTTTCTTTGCTGGCGTAGGCATTGAACCGCAAACGTCCCTGCTGCTTGGCGCGCTGGACAGTATTATTTCCGGTAGCGATCTCTCGGCGGTTAAACCGCTCAATATCACGCTGGGCAGCGGCGTTTCCAGCATGCTTTCGGCGGGATACGACGACTGGATCGATCTTCTGGTCGTCAATCCTGAAGGGGGCCAGAATGCAATGTCGGCTCAGGTTCGCGGCGTCTTCCGCTCAGGCATTAAGGATTATGACGACACGGCGGTGAAAATTCCCCTTGCGACCGCGCAGCACCTGCTGCAAACGCAGGACGTCAGTAAGATAATTTTGCTCCTGCAGGATACCAGTCAGACTCAGGCCGTTCTGCAACGGGTAAGGGCGCTCATTAAAGAAAATAATCTGCCGCTGGAGGCTCACTCATGGGATGAGCTGGCCATTTTCTATCATCAGGTCGTTAATCTGTTTGAAGGGATATTCCTGTTTATTAAAACTATCGTCAGCATCATCGTGGTATTTATGATCGGTAATACCCTGATGATGAACGTCATTGAACGTACGCGAGAAATAGCCACCCTGCGCGCGCTGGGTTTGAGTAAGGCCTATATCGGCCGTCTGTTTATTCTCGAGGGGATTATTATCGGCATTATCGGTGCCATTCTCAGCGTAGGGTTAGGCCTGATCGTTGCCATGATTATCAATATTAACGGCGTACCGATGCCGCCCTCCCCGGGATATACCAGAGGGTATCTGGCTTTTGTTATGTGGGATCGGGATATGCATCTGTTCTGGTTCTCCTGTGCCCTGCCACTGGTCACTGCGTTAATTGCCTCAATTATTCCTTCGCGACGAGCGGCCAATCTGGTTATCGCCGAAGCATTTCGTTTTGTCTGA
- the ygiD gene encoding 4,5-DOPA dioxygenase extradiol: MSQSRMPALFLGHGSPMNVLEENIYTETWRRLGETLPRPRAIIAVSAHWYTRGTAVTAMETPRTIHDFGGFPQALFDTRYPAPGSPQLAQQIAEALSPVNVQMDREWGLDHGAWGVLIKMYPNADIPVVQLSVDGTQPPAFHFELGRKLAALREQGVMIVASGNVVHNLRMARWQGEAEAYPWATSFDAYVRENVAWEGAAAAHPLVNFMQHEGAALSNPTPEHYLPLLYVLGSRTPNEAVSIPVEGVVMGSLSMLSVQVGG, from the coding sequence ATGAGTCAGTCACGTATGCCCGCACTTTTCCTTGGCCACGGTAGCCCGATGAATGTGCTGGAAGAGAATATCTATACTGAAACCTGGCGCAGGCTGGGCGAAACGCTCCCGCGACCGCGGGCGATTATTGCTGTCTCTGCACACTGGTACACGCGCGGCACGGCCGTCACGGCGATGGAAACACCACGTACCATTCATGATTTTGGCGGCTTCCCGCAGGCGCTGTTTGATACACGCTATCCGGCACCCGGTTCGCCGCAGCTGGCACAGCAAATTGCAGAGGCGCTTTCGCCGGTTAACGTGCAGATGGACCGGGAGTGGGGGTTAGATCATGGCGCCTGGGGAGTGCTGATCAAAATGTACCCCAATGCCGATATACCGGTCGTACAGCTGAGCGTTGATGGTACCCAGCCGCCAGCCTTTCATTTCGAGCTGGGCCGCAAGCTTGCTGCCCTGCGCGAGCAGGGGGTAATGATTGTCGCCAGCGGTAACGTGGTGCACAACCTGCGAATGGCGCGCTGGCAGGGTGAGGCCGAGGCGTATCCCTGGGCGACCTCATTTGATGCCTATGTGCGCGAAAATGTGGCATGGGAAGGGGCAGCAGCAGCGCATCCGCTGGTTAACTTTATGCAGCATGAAGGGGCAGCGCTGTCGAATCCCACACCGGAGCACTATCTGCCGCTGCTGTATGTGCTGGGATCGCGCACGCCAAACGAGGCCGTGTCGATCCCGGTTGAAGGCGTAGTAATGGGATCGCTCAGTATGCTTTCAGTGCAGGTGGGTGGCTAA
- a CDS encoding ABC transporter ATP-binding protein: protein MSVAQPIQALPLAILQNASKSYGSAANPIHALQAITTEIHDGEFIALCGPSGSGKSTLLNLVAGIDEPTKGKVFLLGQDLALLNDRQMAALRADAIGFVFQFFNLLPVLSVFDNVYYPLMLNGFRRSEAREYVMHIIEKVGLIDHYRRPPGELSGGQQQRVAIARALVKKPRLVVADEPTGNLDTHTGEEIIDLLLTMNHELKTTFIISTHSPLLRDRARRVVQIEDGRIKDDFVNAN from the coding sequence ATGAGTGTTGCTCAACCCATCCAGGCTCTGCCGCTGGCAATACTGCAAAACGCCAGTAAAAGCTACGGCAGTGCGGCTAATCCAATTCACGCCCTGCAGGCTATCACTACCGAGATCCATGACGGTGAGTTCATCGCGCTCTGTGGCCCCTCAGGCAGCGGTAAAAGCACCCTGCTCAATCTGGTCGCAGGTATTGATGAGCCAACGAAGGGAAAGGTGTTTTTGCTGGGGCAGGACCTTGCCCTGCTGAATGACAGACAGATGGCTGCCCTGCGGGCCGACGCCATAGGCTTTGTCTTTCAGTTTTTTAATCTGCTGCCGGTACTCAGCGTTTTCGACAACGTCTATTACCCGCTAATGCTCAATGGGTTCCGGCGAAGTGAAGCCCGCGAATATGTGATGCATATCATTGAAAAAGTCGGTCTTATCGATCACTACCGTCGTCCGCCAGGCGAATTGTCCGGCGGTCAGCAACAGCGCGTTGCCATTGCCCGCGCACTGGTAAAAAAACCGCGTCTGGTGGTGGCCGACGAACCGACGGGCAACCTGGATACGCATACGGGTGAAGAGATTATCGATCTGCTCCTGACGATGAATCATGAACTGAAAACGACCTTCATTATTTCTACCCACTCGCCCCTGCTGCGCGATCGGGCCAGGCGCGTGGTGCAAATTGAGGATGGCAGAATTAAGGATGATTTCGTTAATGCTAACTAA
- a CDS encoding glutathionylspermidine synthase family protein — protein sequence MKRLSIPERSGWREKATEYGFRFHTMHGEPYWCEDAYYQFTLQQIETLEDVTSELHQMCLQVVDKVVNSEELLTKFRIPKHTWDFVRSSWKTSQPSLYSRLDLAWDGTTDAKLLENNADTPTSLYEAAFFQWIWLEEQLASGVLPAGSDQFNSLQEQLIERFATLHQQHGFSWIHFACCRDSDEDRGTVQYLQDCATEAGLPSEFLFMDEIGLGEKGQFTDLNDQVIGNLFKLYPWEFMLREVFSTKLNDAGVRWLEPAWKSILSNKALLPMLWKMFPNHPNLLPAYFSEDNVPSMDKYVVKPLFSREGANIRIIENGQEIARVDGPYGEEGTIVQQFHPLPKFGDSYTLIGSWLVNDRPAGIGLREDRALITQDLSRFYPHAFID from the coding sequence GTGAAGCGTCTTTCTATACCTGAACGTTCCGGCTGGCGTGAGAAAGCGACCGAATACGGTTTCCGTTTTCATACCATGCACGGTGAACCCTACTGGTGCGAGGACGCGTACTACCAGTTTACCCTGCAGCAAATAGAAACGCTGGAGGATGTGACCAGCGAGCTGCATCAGATGTGTTTGCAGGTCGTGGATAAGGTGGTAAACAGCGAAGAGCTGCTGACCAAATTCCGTATTCCTAAGCATACCTGGGACTTTGTCCGTTCGTCATGGAAAACCAGCCAGCCGTCGCTCTATTCACGACTGGATCTGGCCTGGGACGGCACCACCGATGCTAAACTGTTGGAAAACAATGCGGACACGCCGACTTCGCTTTACGAAGCCGCTTTTTTCCAGTGGATCTGGCTTGAAGAACAGCTGGCCAGCGGCGTACTGCCTGCCGGCAGCGATCAGTTCAACAGCCTTCAGGAACAGCTGATTGAACGCTTTGCTACCCTGCATCAGCAGCACGGATTCAGTTGGATACATTTCGCCTGCTGTCGTGATAGCGATGAAGATCGTGGAACCGTTCAGTATCTCCAGGACTGCGCCACGGAGGCGGGTCTGCCGAGCGAGTTTCTGTTTATGGATGAAATCGGACTGGGCGAAAAAGGGCAGTTTACCGATCTTAACGATCAGGTGATCGGCAACCTGTTCAAGCTTTACCCCTGGGAATTTATGCTGCGCGAAGTATTCTCTACCAAGCTGAATGACGCTGGCGTGCGCTGGCTGGAGCCAGCATGGAAAAGCATCCTGTCCAATAAAGCGCTGCTGCCGATGCTGTGGAAAATGTTCCCCAACCATCCTAATCTCCTGCCCGCTTATTTTTCCGAAGACAACGTTCCGTCCATGGACAAATACGTGGTCAAACCGCTGTTTTCTCGCGAGGGGGCCAACATTCGCATCATTGAAAACGGACAGGAAATTGCCCGCGTAGACGGGCCATACGGTGAGGAAGGCACCATTGTTCAGCAGTTCCATCCGCTGCCGAAGTTTGGCGACAGCTATACGCTAATCGGCAGCTGGCTGGTGAACGATCGCCCGGCCGGTATTGGTCTGCGAGAGGATCGGGCGCTGATCACCCAGGATCTCTCCCGCTTTTATCCTCATGCGTTTATCGACTAA
- a CDS encoding filamentous hemagglutinin N-terminal domain-containing protein, whose amino-acid sequence MFKIKKSKSLFLNNSALLSVFFTPFYMPLSYAVVISHPNQASQPHITTTQNGQQVIDINAPSSSGLSHNIYSDFNVDKQGVVLNNGLQASQSQLAGLIAANGNLSGQAATIILNEVHSVKKSELKGMIEVAGERAQVIIANPAGITCSGCGFINTERATLTTGTPQVNDGVLSHFAVNGGKVLINGNGLKNESASYTDIIANMVNVSASLKAKKLRVITGKNSVDNNTLTVTKTGQDNSWLSSKVAVDITSLGGIQAENIMIMATEEGFGVKNAGSIATTLNDLTLTAGGYLTNTGIISTAGGLSIDTNGSLDNRGILKSGATLRIATQGKSVENKGEISSKGQMTVNSGRLENRASIESSGDISFNTGKETFSNGVNIFPAKISSKGKITIAAGNLDNINNALISSEKGLKITTGKINNQRGRILTDADMQVEAKSLYNFMGGLFAKNNMSLNFDEMTLNSSGITVGNDLFLHARKVDSRMGAIQVGGKATIVATHSYINSSGAISVGALDMTTDKLANYAGLIASSGDVTIAAKEIDNRYMSLYSPTLGIWIDNIGVNGGIVSEGSLRLTTQMLNNQQGRLLSKGGIFLNTQHIDNTQGSVFAQKDIVMNVHNLNNERGSVNSDSTIFITADKITGSAGSFQAFDDLELTVNNSFSNYHNLTAGNNMSLDIDGAFNNWKKITAGQNINIYADQMGNYLSSIYAGRDINLNIEGIDINLGWISAGNKKYKNGYEMGYF is encoded by the coding sequence ATGTTTAAAATAAAAAAAAGCAAGAGCCTTTTTTTAAATAACAGCGCACTGTTATCCGTCTTCTTTACACCCTTTTATATGCCTCTTAGCTACGCGGTAGTTATTTCCCATCCTAATCAGGCCAGTCAACCGCACATCACAACCACGCAGAACGGTCAACAAGTCATTGATATAAATGCGCCTTCCTCCTCTGGACTGTCCCATAACATTTACAGTGATTTCAATGTCGATAAACAGGGCGTTGTCCTCAACAATGGATTACAAGCCAGTCAGAGTCAGCTGGCGGGCTTAATCGCGGCAAATGGAAACCTGTCTGGCCAGGCAGCAACGATCATTCTCAATGAGGTACACTCGGTTAAGAAAAGTGAACTTAAAGGCATGATCGAAGTGGCCGGGGAGCGGGCACAAGTGATTATCGCCAATCCGGCGGGTATCACATGCAGTGGCTGTGGATTTATCAATACTGAACGAGCAACGCTCACTACCGGTACACCACAGGTTAATGACGGCGTGCTAAGTCATTTTGCCGTGAATGGCGGAAAAGTACTCATCAATGGCAACGGCCTTAAGAATGAAAGCGCTTCTTATACCGATATTATCGCCAATATGGTCAATGTCAGTGCCAGCCTTAAAGCCAAAAAACTGCGTGTCATAACCGGAAAAAATAGCGTTGACAATAATACGCTGACCGTCACTAAAACGGGCCAGGATAATAGCTGGTTAAGTTCCAAAGTAGCCGTAGATATCACTTCGCTGGGCGGGATTCAGGCGGAAAATATTATGATAATGGCGACGGAAGAGGGTTTTGGCGTTAAAAATGCAGGTTCTATTGCCACCACGCTCAACGATTTAACGCTGACGGCCGGAGGATATCTGACCAACACCGGTATTATCTCTACCGCCGGTGGTCTCTCAATTGATACCAATGGCAGCCTGGATAATCGCGGCATACTCAAAAGTGGAGCCACGCTGAGGATCGCAACTCAGGGAAAATCGGTTGAAAACAAAGGCGAAATTTCTTCAAAGGGGCAGATGACCGTTAACAGCGGGCGGTTGGAGAATCGGGCATCTATCGAAAGTTCAGGTGATATCTCCTTTAATACCGGAAAAGAAACTTTCTCAAATGGTGTCAATATCTTTCCTGCTAAAATTAGCAGTAAAGGTAAAATCACCATTGCTGCCGGTAACCTTGATAATATCAATAATGCGCTTATCTCTTCTGAAAAGGGGTTAAAAATAACCACCGGTAAAATAAACAATCAGAGAGGAAGAATCCTTACTGATGCAGACATGCAGGTTGAAGCAAAGAGCCTGTATAATTTTATGGGTGGCCTGTTTGCAAAAAATAATATGTCGCTGAATTTTGATGAAATGACACTCAACTCCAGCGGGATAACCGTCGGGAATGACCTGTTTCTACATGCCCGTAAGGTAGACAGCAGAATGGGTGCAATTCAGGTAGGCGGAAAGGCAACTATAGTAGCTACCCACTCCTATATAAATAGCTCAGGCGCAATATCAGTAGGCGCCCTGGATATGACTACCGATAAACTGGCTAACTATGCGGGTCTTATTGCTTCCAGTGGTGATGTAACCATCGCTGCAAAAGAAATTGATAACCGTTATATGTCTTTGTATAGCCCTACTTTAGGTATATGGATAGATAACATAGGTGTGAACGGTGGGATTGTTAGTGAAGGATCGCTCAGGCTGACTACGCAAATGCTGAATAATCAGCAAGGCCGACTCCTCAGCAAAGGCGGAATCTTCTTAAACACGCAGCACATAGATAATACTCAGGGGTCCGTCTTTGCCCAGAAAGATATCGTTATGAACGTACATAACCTGAATAATGAAAGGGGTAGCGTAAATTCTGACAGTACAATATTTATTACTGCTGATAAAATAACCGGTTCGGCGGGCTCATTTCAGGCCTTTGACGATCTGGAGCTGACCGTCAACAACTCCTTTTCTAACTACCATAACTTGACTGCTGGCAATAATATGTCGTTGGACATTGATGGCGCATTTAATAACTGGAAGAAAATTACAGCGGGTCAAAACATTAACATTTATGCCGATCAGATGGGCAACTATCTGAGTTCAATTTACGCGGGTCGTGATATCAATCTCAATATTGAAGGTATTGACATCAATCTGGGCTGGATTAGCGCGGGGAATAAAAAATATAAGAACGGCTACGAGATGGGTTACTTCTAA
- a CDS encoding SDR family oxidoreductase has protein sequence MSKKGKTVFITGAGRGVGMAIAQCLATQGYDLILNYRKDQGKSAAGLQQFLTSSAASRVSVRLARADISEPREITDMIKRLKQDGVEHIDHLILNAASAPFKPFSEMTRSDWKLLLNSNIIGNNSCVNDITPMMPAGGSICVISSMGSRRVLPNYPLGIIKSALESLVGYLEVELHSRDIRVNGLCAGMVNTDMAPYLQKLWPDLYARYQASPRRWLIEPQEIANIVAFLISDQSAAIRGTTLVADLGVSLTA, from the coding sequence ATGTCTAAAAAAGGAAAAACGGTATTTATTACCGGTGCTGGCCGCGGGGTCGGTATGGCGATAGCACAGTGTTTAGCCACGCAGGGTTACGACCTGATTTTGAACTATCGAAAGGACCAGGGAAAAAGCGCGGCGGGATTGCAGCAATTCCTGACTTCTTCTGCCGCAAGTCGCGTATCGGTCAGGCTGGCCAGGGCCGATATCAGTGAGCCTCGTGAAATCACGGACATGATTAAGCGGCTAAAACAGGATGGCGTAGAGCATATCGACCATCTCATCCTCAATGCGGCCAGCGCGCCGTTCAAGCCCTTCAGCGAAATGACCCGCAGCGACTGGAAGCTGCTGCTGAACAGCAACATCATTGGTAACAACAGCTGCGTCAACGACATTACCCCAATGATGCCCGCCGGCGGCTCAATATGTGTGATATCCAGCATGGGCAGCCGTCGCGTATTGCCGAACTACCCGCTGGGCATTATCAAATCCGCTCTTGAGTCTCTGGTGGGGTATCTCGAGGTGGAACTCCATAGCAGAGATATCCGCGTCAACGGTTTGTGCGCGGGCATGGTGAACACCGACATGGCGCCCTATCTGCAAAAACTCTGGCCGGATCTGTACGCACGCTATCAGGCCTCTCCGCGTCGCTGGCTGATAGAACCGCAGGAGATTGCCAATATTGTCGCTTTTCTGATCTCTGACCAGTCTGCGGCTATCCGTGGAACGACGCTGGTCGCCGACCTCGGCGTATCGCTGACGGCCTGA